From the genome of Paucidesulfovibrio longus DSM 6739, one region includes:
- the asnB gene encoding asparagine synthase (glutamine-hydrolyzing) gives MCGIFGVVGRLDADTAGRCLDRLAHRGPDGRGLEILDGCVLGHRRLAILDASEAGKQPMTSACGRWTLSFNGEIYNFLELRADLEARGRTFHSGSDTEVLLEALVLWGPDCLSRCNGMWALALWDRREHRLLLARDRFGKKPLFWAETRHGLAFASEMKALFPLLDRLEANPELAGSSRRIMSYEGTPDCLVRGINRFPAGHLAWTRGEAPRPVRWWNTLDHLETPPARFEEQAERFRELFLDACRLRLRSDVPLGTSLSGGLDSGAVVCALAHLERQGGRAPRQGRDWRNAFCAAFPGTPLDESAPATLAARHAGLDAHLVETDPASVPDTLYRDLWLLEEQHLTLPSPFMRVYAAQRRSGVRVSLDGHGADEMFAGYGFDYLHAMHDAPPWRWPDVAAAYRAGLPRGPQFPRPSTLRLVRDHLKNRLRREPAPMFGGPDADHPAWQGMGRLNRLLHHGFHRTILPTLLRNYDRYSMACGVEVRMPFMDHRIVTFAFSLPWTSKLRGGFSKAVVRAGMAPLMPREIAWARTKIGFNAPALEWMRGPLRPFFEDALHSRAFRESGLADQPLAAGRFQALVDAERPTFDQAQACWTAFLPFFWEEAVLRGKGEPKGGTCASSC, from the coding sequence ATGTGCGGCATCTTCGGCGTTGTGGGACGGCTCGACGCGGACACGGCCGGGCGCTGCCTGGACCGCCTCGCGCATCGCGGCCCGGACGGCCGGGGCCTGGAAATCCTCGACGGCTGCGTGCTCGGCCATCGCCGCCTCGCCATCCTGGACGCCTCCGAGGCCGGAAAGCAGCCCATGACCTCGGCCTGCGGGCGCTGGACCCTGAGCTTCAACGGCGAAATCTACAATTTTCTCGAACTGCGCGCGGACCTGGAAGCGCGGGGCCGGACCTTTCATTCCGGCAGCGACACCGAGGTGCTTCTGGAAGCGCTGGTCCTCTGGGGACCGGACTGCCTTTCGCGCTGCAACGGCATGTGGGCGCTGGCCCTCTGGGACAGGCGCGAACATAGGCTGCTGCTGGCGCGCGACCGTTTCGGCAAGAAGCCGCTCTTCTGGGCCGAGACGCGCCACGGCCTGGCCTTTGCCTCGGAAATGAAGGCGCTCTTCCCCCTGCTGGACAGGCTGGAGGCGAATCCGGAGCTGGCCGGGTCGAGCCGCCGGATCATGAGCTACGAGGGCACGCCGGACTGCCTCGTGCGCGGGATCAACCGCTTTCCGGCCGGGCACCTAGCCTGGACGCGCGGCGAGGCCCCCCGGCCCGTGCGCTGGTGGAACACCCTGGACCACCTGGAAACCCCGCCCGCCCGCTTCGAGGAGCAGGCGGAACGTTTCCGCGAACTGTTCCTGGACGCCTGCCGCCTGCGCCTGCGCAGCGACGTGCCCCTGGGCACCTCCCTTTCCGGCGGGCTGGACTCCGGAGCCGTTGTCTGCGCCCTGGCCCACCTGGAACGGCAGGGCGGCCGCGCCCCGCGCCAGGGCCGCGACTGGCGCAACGCCTTTTGCGCGGCGTTTCCGGGCACGCCCCTGGACGAGTCCGCCCCGGCCACGCTCGCGGCGCGCCACGCCGGGCTGGACGCGCATCTGGTGGAAACCGACCCGGCCTCGGTTCCGGACACGCTCTACCGCGACCTCTGGCTGCTGGAAGAGCAGCACCTGACCCTGCCCTCGCCGTTCATGCGCGTCTACGCGGCGCAGCGGCGCAGCGGCGTGCGCGTGAGCCTGGACGGGCACGGCGCGGACGAGATGTTCGCGGGCTACGGCTTTGATTACCTGCACGCCATGCACGACGCCCCGCCCTGGCGCTGGCCGGACGTGGCCGCCGCCTACCGGGCCGGACTGCCGCGCGGACCGCAATTTCCCCGGCCCTCGACCCTGCGGCTCGTGCGCGACCACCTGAAAAACCGGCTGCGCCGCGAGCCAGCGCCCATGTTCGGCGGACCGGACGCGGACCACCCGGCCTGGCAGGGCATGGGCCGCCTGAACCGGCTGCTCCACCACGGCTTCCACCGCACCATCCTGCCCACGCTGCTGCGCAACTACGACCGCTATTCCATGGCCTGCGGCGTGGAGGTGCGCATGCCCTTCATGGACCACCGCATCGTGACCTTCGCCTTTTCCCTGCCCTGGACCTCCAAGCTGCGCGGCGGGTTCAGCAAGGCCGTTGTCCGCGCGGGCATGGCCCCGCTCATGCCACGCGAAATCGCCTGGGCCAGGACCAAGATCGGGTTCAACGCCCCGGCCCTGGAATGGATGCGCGGGCCGCTGCGCCCGTTCTTCGAGGACGCCCTGCATTCGCGGGCCTTCCGCGAGTCCGGACTGGCGGACCAGCCCCTGGCGGCCGGGCGCTTTCAGGCCCTGGTCGATGCCGAGCGGCCCACCTTCGACCAGGCCCAGGCCTGCTGGACCGCATTTTTGCCATTTTTCTGGGAGGAGGCCGTGCTGCGCGGCAAGGGCGAGCCCAAGGGGGGAACGTGCGCGTCGTCCTGCTGA
- a CDS encoding glycosyltransferase has protein sequence MRVVLLNTFEDKGGAARAAVRLFEGLRGLPELDARMLVREAGAGRPGVRVLPGLPTAWTARLDQRALKAAHPRRERIPFSVNRVPGLAAAALRGLRPDVAHLHWLHCGLTRIESLARLEVPVVWTIHDMWAFTGVCHYAGGCERYLHGCGSCPALRSENPGDVSARTFARKAAAWPRMNLTVVSPSRWLARLARKSPLLGGKRVEVIPNGLDTETFAPLSAAGRVLARQRLGLPADAERPLLLFGADFALRDARKGGGDLLAALARSGLQADLAIFGHDGPAPQVEGCRVHGLGYLRDDAHLAEVYAACDLYVLPTLQDNLPNTVLESLACGTPVLSYDVGGVPEMIEDGKNGFLVAGAAEMRGEERAEALARTLRAALTTLGAPERAAQLRAGAREKALGEYSLERTARRYAALYAELH, from the coding sequence GTGCGCGTCGTCCTGCTGAACACCTTTGAGGACAAGGGCGGCGCTGCGCGGGCCGCTGTGCGCCTCTTCGAGGGGCTGCGGGGGCTGCCGGAGCTGGACGCGCGCATGCTCGTGCGCGAGGCCGGAGCGGGCAGGCCGGGCGTTCGCGTGCTGCCGGGGCTGCCGACGGCCTGGACCGCGCGCCTGGACCAGCGCGCGCTCAAGGCGGCCCACCCCCGGCGCGAGCGCATCCCCTTTTCCGTGAACCGCGTGCCCGGCCTCGCGGCCGCCGCCCTGCGCGGCCTGCGGCCCGACGTGGCCCACCTGCACTGGCTCCACTGCGGCCTCACCCGCATCGAGAGCCTGGCCCGGCTGGAGGTTCCCGTGGTCTGGACCATCCACGACATGTGGGCCTTTACCGGAGTCTGCCACTACGCGGGCGGCTGCGAGCGCTACCTGCACGGCTGCGGCTCCTGCCCGGCCCTGCGCAGCGAAAATCCCGGCGACGTGTCCGCGCGGACCTTCGCCCGCAAGGCCGCCGCCTGGCCGCGCATGAACCTGACCGTGGTTTCGCCGAGCCGCTGGCTCGCCCGGCTGGCGCGCAAAAGCCCGCTTCTCGGCGGGAAGAGGGTGGAGGTCATTCCCAACGGCCTGGACACCGAGACGTTCGCGCCCCTTTCCGCCGCCGGGCGCGTTCTGGCCAGGCAGCGGCTCGGACTGCCCGCCGACGCCGAGCGGCCCTTGCTCCTCTTCGGCGCGGACTTCGCCCTGCGGGACGCGCGCAAGGGCGGAGGCGACCTGCTCGCGGCCCTGGCCCGGAGCGGGCTGCAAGCGGACCTGGCCATTTTCGGGCACGACGGCCCGGCTCCGCAGGTCGAAGGATGCAGGGTCCACGGCCTCGGATACCTGCGCGACGACGCGCACCTCGCCGAGGTCTACGCCGCCTGCGATCTCTACGTCCTGCCCACGCTCCAGGACAATCTGCCCAACACCGTGCTGGAATCCCTGGCCTGCGGAACGCCCGTGCTGAGCTACGACGTGGGCGGGGTGCCCGAAATGATCGAGGACGGGAAAAACGGATTTCTCGTGGCCGGCGCGGCCGAAATGCGCGGGGAGGAACGCGCCGAAGCCTTGGCCCGGACCCTGCGAGCGGCCCTGACGACCCTGGGCGCGCCGGAACGCGCCGCGCAGCTGCGGGCCGGGGCGAGGGAAAAGGCGCTCGGGGAATATTCGCTGGAAAGGACGGCGCGGCGCTACGCCGCGCTCTACGCGGAGCTGCACTGA
- the asnB gene encoding asparagine synthase (glutamine-hydrolyzing) yields MCGIAGILRFGGPTPPEGAMREEILAMTARLAHRGPDGRGAFARGGVALGHARLAIIDLSESGAQPMRTTDDRLAVTFNGEIYNHRELRAELEAEGFAFRSGSDTEVILHAWDRWGEDCVDHFQGMFAFALCDFRLERLFLARDHAGIKPLFYRRGPGFFAFASELSALRAVNAPPPRGSLQNVDYFLRFQYVPAPRTIFSDVFQLRPAHCLRVGLDGREQEPRRWWRVRFAPEPPRRAAEVREEVRAALTRAVSRSLVADVPVGIFLSGGLDSSVVAMEAARLADLPPTAFSIGFGDRAKDELPWAEQAARTLSLELRSEVVEHASLDILPELLDHYGEPFGDASAIPSWYVARLARREGIKTVLSGDGGDELFGGYERFLAWARGGKWAAARRSELWRDIRFGRMKTLRDWIDGFGFGPEAWTRFVCFAFWPQRARLWRPELRHLADTPSGPFLLSWVHARKSGKGRSMALPQSMDYENYLPGAVLAKVDRASMAHGLEVRPALLDRELTEAAARLPEICKHDRGRSGKLVLKEILRERFDSAFVDRPKQGFGIPRGKWLSPGARGWEMLGDLLLAGRSPLHDWFEPGEIERHIRMHERGLDNSQHTWLLLVLALWADRNPDISFTETPGSPPEGGGA; encoded by the coding sequence ATGTGCGGCATCGCCGGAATACTCCGCTTCGGCGGACCCACGCCCCCGGAAGGGGCCATGCGCGAGGAAATCCTGGCCATGACCGCCCGGCTGGCCCACCGAGGCCCGGACGGACGGGGCGCGTTCGCGCGCGGCGGCGTCGCCCTGGGCCACGCCCGGCTGGCCATCATCGACCTTTCCGAGAGCGGGGCGCAGCCCATGCGCACCACGGACGACCGGCTGGCCGTGACCTTCAACGGCGAAATCTACAACCACCGCGAGCTGCGCGCCGAGCTGGAAGCCGAGGGCTTCGCCTTCCGCTCCGGCTCGGACACCGAGGTCATCCTCCACGCCTGGGACCGCTGGGGCGAGGACTGCGTGGACCACTTCCAGGGCATGTTCGCCTTCGCCCTCTGCGACTTCCGGCTGGAGCGCCTCTTTCTGGCCCGCGACCATGCCGGGATCAAGCCGCTCTTCTACCGCCGGGGGCCGGGCTTCTTCGCCTTTGCTTCCGAGCTTTCCGCCCTGCGCGCGGTGAACGCGCCGCCGCCGCGCGGCTCCCTGCAGAACGTGGACTATTTTCTGCGCTTTCAGTACGTGCCCGCGCCACGGACCATTTTTTCGGACGTGTTCCAGCTCCGGCCCGCGCACTGCCTGCGGGTGGGCCTGGACGGCCGGGAGCAGGAGCCGCGCCGCTGGTGGCGGGTGCGCTTCGCGCCGGAGCCGCCGCGCCGCGCCGCCGAGGTCCGCGAGGAGGTCCGCGCGGCCTTGACCCGCGCCGTTTCCCGCTCCCTGGTGGCGGACGTGCCCGTGGGCATCTTTCTTTCCGGCGGGCTGGATTCCAGCGTGGTGGCCATGGAAGCGGCGCGGCTGGCCGATCTCCCGCCCACGGCGTTCTCCATCGGCTTCGGCGACCGCGCGAAGGACGAGCTGCCCTGGGCCGAGCAGGCCGCCCGCACCCTGAGCCTGGAGCTGCGCAGCGAGGTCGTGGAGCACGCCTCCCTGGACATCCTCCCGGAGCTGCTCGACCATTACGGCGAGCCTTTCGGCGACGCCTCGGCCATTCCGTCCTGGTACGTGGCCCGGCTGGCCCGGCGCGAAGGCATCAAGACCGTGCTTTCCGGCGACGGCGGGGACGAGCTTTTCGGCGGGTACGAGCGCTTCCTGGCCTGGGCGCGCGGGGGCAAGTGGGCCGCTGCCCGGCGCAGCGAGCTTTGGCGCGACATCCGCTTCGGCAGGATGAAGACCCTGCGCGACTGGATCGACGGCTTCGGATTCGGCCCGGAAGCCTGGACCCGCTTCGTCTGCTTCGCGTTCTGGCCGCAGCGCGCGCGGCTCTGGCGGCCGGAGCTGCGCCACCTGGCGGACACGCCCAGCGGACCGTTCCTGCTCTCCTGGGTCCACGCGCGCAAGAGCGGCAAGGGCCGGAGCATGGCCCTGCCCCAGTCCATGGACTACGAGAACTACCTGCCCGGAGCCGTGCTGGCCAAGGTGGACCGCGCGAGCATGGCCCACGGCCTGGAGGTCCGCCCCGCCCTGCTCGACCGCGAGCTGACCGAGGCCGCGGCCCGGCTGCCGGAAATCTGCAAGCACGACCGGGGCCGCAGCGGCAAGCTCGTGCTCAAGGAAATCCTGCGCGAGCGCTTCGACAGCGCCTTTGTGGACCGGCCCAAGCAGGGATTCGGCATTCCGCGCGGCAAGTGGCTCTCGCCGGGCGCGCGCGGCTGGGAGATGCTTGGCGACCTGCTGCTCGCGGGCCGCTCCCCCCTGCACGACTGGTTCGAACCCGGCGAAATCGAGCGGCACATCCGCATGCACGAGCGCGGCCTGGACAACTCCCAGCACACCTGGCTGCTGCTGGTCCTGGCTCTCTGGGCCGACCGCAATCCCGACATTTCCTTCACCGAAACCCCAGGCAGCCCCCCGGAAGGAGGCGGCGCATGA
- a CDS encoding class I SAM-dependent methyltransferase → MTACPLCSAPGAAPLEHVRSEDIAALYERFFRMDAARLLPAQGLDYRECPTCGLGWFSPAAPGDGDFYADLQRFDWYYDPQRPDFDAGAAYVRPGDRVLDAGCGRGAFASRLEEQMAARMVERHGAQSAAVAYEGLETSENAVCMACASGLNVHCADIAEFAEQRAGEYDAVCVFQALEHVPAPGAFLDAARQLLAPGGRLIVSVPSQSAFVGRSCNAVLNLPPHHLSRWPDRTLKYLAQRLGLNLLRLEHLPLEPVHHEWYAMTRILEKLRSSGAPRLVDGSLAFWRRYRLARFLARRGAAAPDPHHPPDGHTVLVVLENDNTAAREEQ, encoded by the coding sequence ATGACCGCCTGTCCGCTGTGCAGCGCTCCGGGGGCGGCCCCGCTCGAACACGTCCGATCCGAAGACATCGCCGCGCTCTACGAGCGCTTTTTCCGCATGGACGCGGCCCGGCTGCTGCCCGCCCAAGGCCTGGACTACCGCGAGTGCCCGACCTGCGGCCTGGGCTGGTTCTCCCCGGCCGCGCCCGGCGACGGCGACTTCTACGCGGACCTGCAACGCTTCGACTGGTACTACGACCCGCAGCGGCCCGATTTCGACGCGGGCGCGGCCTATGTCCGCCCCGGCGACCGCGTGCTCGACGCGGGCTGCGGCCGGGGAGCCTTTGCATCCCGCCTGGAAGAACAGATGGCCGCCCGCATGGTGGAAAGGCACGGCGCCCAGAGCGCTGCCGTGGCCTACGAGGGACTGGAAACCAGCGAAAACGCGGTCTGCATGGCCTGCGCGTCCGGGCTGAACGTGCACTGCGCCGACATCGCGGAATTCGCGGAGCAGCGCGCCGGGGAATACGACGCGGTCTGCGTTTTCCAGGCTCTGGAGCATGTTCCCGCGCCCGGAGCGTTTCTGGACGCGGCGCGGCAACTGCTCGCTCCCGGAGGCAGGCTGATCGTGTCCGTTCCCTCCCAGAGCGCGTTCGTGGGCCGGTCCTGCAACGCGGTGCTGAACCTGCCGCCGCACCACCTGAGCCGCTGGCCCGACCGGACCCTGAAATATCTCGCGCAGCGGCTCGGATTGAACCTGCTGCGCCTCGAGCACCTGCCCCTGGAGCCGGTGCACCATGAATGGTACGCCATGACGCGCATTCTCGAAAAGCTGCGCAGCAGCGGCGCGCCGAGGCTGGTGGACGGCTCCCTGGCGTTCTGGCGGCGCTATCGGCTGGCGCGCTTCCTGGCCCGGCGCGGCGCGGCCGCACCCGACCCGCACCATCCGCCGGACGGCCACACCGTGCTCGTGGTCCTGGAAAACGACAACACCGCAGCCAGGGAGGAACAATGA
- a CDS encoding cysteine hydrolase family protein, protein MTAAVSENMLPSLNLDYDLCLQRLRSKREWLRSPEAQAAFAGLAERLKEFGQRPRIALYGSSWSGYMAANLLEQANAGAVELVFESSDPLPELAHLPHRNLLHGDARDSADCVLLATAPRHYPFIEPLVRAKVDAPLVVGMYAPQKPEIPLPEPDSSLGVRTRVGTAGVEARLPLHRSNLALVLIDLWDLGRPSSPYDDCIPELLALARRHDLTVIHAPSYKLKPGGGFVTKSLETPVAASQEWPPLEFRNRQGRFGHCDHTARRLKAGDPRPLGLLDCAMPVDRPNEYVESSLEGVLEILERRRILYPLYAGGGTLQCLVFKPAGYLNLARHGYQPILVRDATADNLQEVDGALVDMQAAGVACFENLCGLSTTITDLRDALDAPSAGRERS, encoded by the coding sequence ATGACCGCCGCTGTTTCGGAAAACATGCTCCCCAGCCTGAACCTGGACTACGACCTCTGCCTCCAGCGCCTGCGCAGCAAGCGGGAATGGCTGCGCTCCCCGGAAGCGCAGGCCGCGTTTGCCGGGCTTGCCGAACGCCTGAAGGAGTTCGGCCAAAGGCCGCGCATCGCCCTCTACGGCTCCTCCTGGTCCGGATACATGGCCGCAAACCTGCTGGAGCAGGCAAACGCGGGCGCCGTGGAACTCGTGTTCGAGTCCAGCGACCCCCTGCCCGAACTGGCCCACCTGCCGCACCGGAACCTGCTGCATGGGGATGCACGCGACTCGGCGGACTGCGTCCTGCTGGCCACGGCTCCGCGCCACTACCCCTTCATCGAACCCCTGGTCCGGGCCAAGGTGGACGCGCCCCTGGTGGTGGGCATGTACGCGCCGCAGAAGCCGGAAATCCCCCTGCCCGAACCCGACTCCTCCCTGGGCGTCCGCACCCGGGTGGGCACGGCCGGAGTGGAAGCGCGCCTGCCCCTGCACCGCTCGAACCTGGCCCTGGTGCTCATCGACCTCTGGGATCTGGGCAGGCCCTCGTCCCCGTACGACGACTGCATCCCGGAACTGCTCGCCCTGGCCCGACGACACGACCTGACCGTGATCCATGCGCCGAGCTACAAGCTCAAGCCGGGAGGCGGGTTCGTGACCAAGTCCCTGGAAACGCCCGTTGCCGCGTCCCAAGAGTGGCCCCCCCTGGAATTCCGCAACCGCCAGGGCCGATTCGGACACTGCGACCACACGGCCCGGAGACTCAAGGCCGGCGACCCCCGGCCCCTGGGTCTGCTCGACTGCGCCATGCCCGTGGACCGGCCCAACGAATACGTGGAGTCCTCCTTGGAAGGCGTGCTCGAAATCCTCGAACGCCGGCGGATCCTCTATCCGCTCTACGCCGGGGGCGGCACGCTGCAATGCCTGGTGTTCAAGCCCGCAGGCTATTTGAACCTCGCGCGGCACGGCTACCAGCCCATCCTGGTGCGCGACGCCACTGCCGACAACCTCCAGGAAGTGGACGGCGCGCTCGTGGACATGCAGGCCGCCGGAGTGGCCTGTTTCGAAAATCTCTGCGGCCTCTCCACGACCATCACCGACCTGCGCGACGCCCTGGACGCTCCGAGCGCGGGCAGGGAGCGGAGCTAG